Below is a window of Lacibacter sp. H407 DNA.
GTGATATATTAAAAGGACACTACTTTCATGAAGTATTACTTAAGTAACTCTACGCTTTTAACCAACGCCACTAAGAAAGATATCATTGTCTTATATTTGAATGGTTGGGATGATTGGTTTACCTACTCAACTCTTTACAACCTTTACTACTATGACCTAACAGAAAATAGAACTCATATCGGTTCGATTAAAATTGGACAAGCAAACATGGTGACTGGACAAAGATCTCCACAGCTACCAGAGTTTTTTGAAAACTTGAATAATGAGTTTTTTTCGGTTGGCCAAGATGTTAGCTATTATGAAACATTGAATAAGTATGGAGAGGACTTTAGAGATAAAGTTTTAACTACCTTAAATGACATTGCCAAAGATGAAAATCTTTTTAAGGAAGCGTTAAAAGAAAACGTAACTAAAATATCTTTACTTAGGAGCGTTTCGGTGACCTCGGTTGAAGGCCAATTCAGAAGATTAGCTCAAGGAAATGCAGAACTAACCCCTTACAATTTTAAATACATTGCCCCTAAACTTAACAAAGCAGTTGTGCCAGGAATGGAGCTAAGTTTTTCAGTAACTCCAAACTCCAATCCTCCCACAAATATTCATGTAGTTATCGGTCGAAATGGAGTTGGGAAAACTCATTTATTTAATGGAATGATAAATTCTTTGCTTAAAGAAAATAGCATTGTTTCCAAAGATGGTCGATTTATTTCTGATGAAGAAAATATTGAAAATTTATTTGCAAACTTAGTGTCAGTTTCTTTTAGTGCATTTGATGAATCAAATCCAATTGATGAAAAAAAGGATAAGACTAAAGGTTTAAACTATTCCTATATTGGGTTAAAGAGGGCAGGAAAAGAAAATGAGAAACTCCCGCCTAAAAGCCCTACAATACTTAAAAATGAGTTTGTTAAGAGTGTTGAAAAATGTAGGTTAGGTGCAAAAAATGAAAGATGGATTAAGGCCTTAGAAATGCTTGAAGCCGACCCAATTTTCAATGAGGCCGAAGTGTCTCGAATAGCTAAATTAGATTTAGAGGATGAGTTTGTTGAATTAGCATCAGACACATTTAATAAACTAAGTTCAGGTCACAAAATTATCCTACTAACAGTAACAAGACTTGTTGAAACAGTAGAAGAAAGAAGCTTAGTGCTCTTAGATGAGCCAGAGGCATACTTGCATCCTCCACTTCTCTCTGCGTTTATAAGAGCTCTCTCAGATTTACTTGTAAAACGAAATGCAGTAGCTATTATTGGAACTCATTCCCCAGTGGTGCTCCAAGAAGTTCCCAAAAGCTGCGTTTGGAAATTAAGAAGACAAGGTGCCAATGCAATAGCAGAGAGATTAGAAATTGAATCGTTTGGGGAAAATGTTGGCATCTTAACTCAGGAGGTGTTTGGGCTAGAAGTCACCGACTCTGGCTTTCACAGAATCTTGCGTAATCTGTCAAATAATTCTCTAAGTTTTGAAGAAGCAACAAATACCTTAGATAATCAACTCGGATTGGAAGCAAAAGCAATTTTACGTAACCTAATTTTTAAAAAGAATAATGCGTCAGATTAAAAAGCCAACAATTACTTCTCGAAAAGTTTTTGAAGACTGCATTGACAATGTCAATGATGCTAATTTCAAATTGGAGTTAACAAAATCTTTAAACACAATTGAGTTAGCTGAAAAAGACTTCGATGAAAAGAAATTGAAGAATGAGACCTATTTAATAGCGAGAAACACTTTTGTAAATGCAACTGTTAATGCAACTGAACTTAAAAAAATCTATTCAGACAGAATGGTAAACAAAACCAACAAAGGTCGGAATTACTATGATCAAATTTTGGTTTCTGCCCCAAGTGGACGTTGTCCCTTGTGTAATCAAAGAATCGCTACCACACTAGATCATTACTTGCCAAAATCCGAATATCCAATGTTAAGCGTCTGTCCACTTAACTTAATTCCCGCATGTTCTGATTGCAATAAAGGTAAATTAATCAATTTTCCGACGACCAATGATGAAGAAACACTACATCCTTATTATGATAATATCGAAAATGTTGAATGGTTAAAGTGTAATGTGATTCAAATAAAACCGATAATATTTAATTATTATGTTGATCCGCCTGCAGGATGGAGTGGTTTGTTAAAAAGTAGGGTTATTGGCCACTTTAAATCCTTCAAATTGAACCCATTGTACACCACTCATGCCTTAGAAGAATTCGAAAACATAAAATATCAACTAGAAAAATTATATAATTCAGGCGGTGCTATACTTTTAAAAGAGCATTTGAAAGATTGCTATGATAGCCGATATGCGATAAATAAAAATTCATGGCAGACAGCCTTTTACTTTGCAATTCTTAACAACATTAATTTTTGTGACGGACATTTTATATGAAATACATCACAAAACATTCCATTCCCAATATAGCTAGGCGTCGAATACATTCTTCCTTCGCTGCCGATTCTCCCATACTTCCCAGGCGATGGGTCAGATAGCTATGTGTGTTGGCTTAGCGGCAATTGCAGTTATCAAGAACGAAAACTAATTTTATTTCTGCACTTCGTATCACGGCGAGTCGACGTCGCCAGACATCGCCTGAGAACATTCCGGTTTAACAAAATAATTCTCCCGTAACAGTACAGGATGTTCCTTTCTCCCAACAGCATTATTTTTATCCGATTGCTAAAAGCACGCTGTATGAAAAGAATTTTCTGTGTTGTTATTTTATCCTGTCTGCTGTTAACGGTTTCTGCTACTCCTTCCAATCAATACAACTTACTTATTGCCCCCGGCACTTTATCCGAAACGTCGGTGGTGTTGTTGTGGGATAAGCAATACGCAAAAGAAGCGGTTGTGTATGAGTTGTTGCTCAATGGTAAACTGCATGGCACTACTACCAAAACAAATTATACAATCTCCGGGTTGAAACCCGGAGCGAGTTATACGGTTTCGCTGCGGTTGAAACAGGCAAAGCAAACAGCCTTGTTTCAATTGAAATTTAAAACAGCAGCCAAAGGCAGGGTTTATAATATCCTCGACTTTGGTGCAAAGAGCGATTCATCCTTCATCAACACAAAACAAATTCAAAAAGCCATTGATGCCTGCACAGCAGGTGGCACTGTGTATATTCCGAAAGGAACATTTGTTTCCGGTGCATTGTTTTTAAAAAGTAATATGACCTTGCATATTGCAGAAGACGCCACCTTGCAAGGTTCTATTGATACAACCGATTATCTGCCCCTGATCAAAAACCGTTTCGAAGGATGGGAGATGGAAACCTATGCAAGTCTCATCAATGCCGGTACAATCAACCGTGATGGTTCGTATAATGTGCAGCACCTGCGCATAACAGGTGGTGGCACCATTAAAGGCGGTGGAAAAAAACTGGAACTTGCCTGCAAAGCTGCAAGAGGCATCCGCAGCAGGGGACGTTTGGTTTTATTAATGAACTGCCGGGATGTAAGCATCGATAACCTTACATTAACAGAGCCGCCTTGCTGGACATTGCATTATGTGTACAGCGATAATATCAGTTGTCATGGTCTTACCATTAAAACACATGGCATTCATAATGGCGATGGGATTGATCCTGACTCATCAACTGATTCGTATATTTTCAACTGCATATTCGATACAGGTGATGATTGTATTGCCATCAAATCGGGAAAGAATCCGGAAGGTTATTATGTAGCCAAACCAACAACGAATGTCCGCATCACCGATTGTGATTTTAAACGTGGTCATGGTATTTCTATCGGCAGTGAAATGAGTG
It encodes the following:
- a CDS encoding AAA family ATPase, with the protein product MKYYLSNSTLLTNATKKDIIVLYLNGWDDWFTYSTLYNLYYYDLTENRTHIGSIKIGQANMVTGQRSPQLPEFFENLNNEFFSVGQDVSYYETLNKYGEDFRDKVLTTLNDIAKDENLFKEALKENVTKISLLRSVSVTSVEGQFRRLAQGNAELTPYNFKYIAPKLNKAVVPGMELSFSVTPNSNPPTNIHVVIGRNGVGKTHLFNGMINSLLKENSIVSKDGRFISDEENIENLFANLVSVSFSAFDESNPIDEKKDKTKGLNYSYIGLKRAGKENEKLPPKSPTILKNEFVKSVEKCRLGAKNERWIKALEMLEADPIFNEAEVSRIAKLDLEDEFVELASDTFNKLSSGHKIILLTVTRLVETVEERSLVLLDEPEAYLHPPLLSAFIRALSDLLVKRNAVAIIGTHSPVVLQEVPKSCVWKLRRQGANAIAERLEIESFGENVGILTQEVFGLEVTDSGFHRILRNLSNNSLSFEEATNTLDNQLGLEAKAILRNLIFKKNNASD
- a CDS encoding HNH endonuclease: MRQIKKPTITSRKVFEDCIDNVNDANFKLELTKSLNTIELAEKDFDEKKLKNETYLIARNTFVNATVNATELKKIYSDRMVNKTNKGRNYYDQILVSAPSGRCPLCNQRIATTLDHYLPKSEYPMLSVCPLNLIPACSDCNKGKLINFPTTNDEETLHPYYDNIENVEWLKCNVIQIKPIIFNYYVDPPAGWSGLLKSRVIGHFKSFKLNPLYTTHALEEFENIKYQLEKLYNSGGAILLKEHLKDCYDSRYAINKNSWQTAFYFAILNNINFCDGHFI
- a CDS encoding glycosyl hydrolase family 28 protein translates to MKRIFCVVILSCLLLTVSATPSNQYNLLIAPGTLSETSVVLLWDKQYAKEAVVYELLLNGKLHGTTTKTNYTISGLKPGASYTVSLRLKQAKQTALFQLKFKTAAKGRVYNILDFGAKSDSSFINTKQIQKAIDACTAGGTVYIPKGTFVSGALFLKSNMTLHIAEDATLQGSIDTTDYLPLIKNRFEGWEMETYASLINAGTINRDGSYNVQHLRITGGGTIKGGGKKLELACKAARGIRSRGRLVLLMNCRDVSIDNLTLTEPPCWTLHYVYSDNISCHGLTIKTHGIHNGDGIDPDSSTDSYIFNCIFDTGDDCIAIKSGKNPEGYYVAKPTTNVRITDCDFKRGHGISIGSEMSGGVSGVLVQDCKAGALLHGMQIKGTKDRGGYVKNVTVENCQLLKITIFSAVNYNNDGEAAPVLPTFENFVFKNIDLSQANVKEPVININGFSHPAHKLKNVLFINIMLPDNGKVVINDAEQVRFEQVKTVNGGKPVYETKNSTQIIY